A genome region from Pristis pectinata isolate sPriPec2 chromosome 4, sPriPec2.1.pri, whole genome shotgun sequence includes the following:
- the ets2 gene encoding protein C-ets-2, with the protein MCDFLRDQEAPVALESRGILKRQSAFDMHEPFDTGLDGFLSHLDEEQSVQEVPTGMSALLNDVGTNEVPLLTPVSKAVMSQALKESFSGFVKERRRLGIPKDPHIWTEQHVNQWLHWAVNEFSLQNVNFQKFYMTGRVLCDLGKECFLELAPDFIGDILWEHLEQLMKDCQEASQQNYLGNSALISANSNWVDNNSFEFNSNQLQCGSQVSDFTGSFLSELCQISSDLSNQDFLGLNRNFAIPANPQLNNNEMGYYSMPQKQMNDSSLHVGMIGPVETRTQGSLESVDNFDGTDPLLKSWNSQSSLCDVQRVPSQDSFEDDCSHSLCPNKPNISFKDYIEERKEPLEQGKPVIPAAVLAGFTGSGPIQLWQFLLELLTDKSCQTFISWTGDGWEFKLTDPDEVARRWGKRKNKPKMNYEKLSRGLRYYYDKNIIHKTSGKRYVYRFVCDLHNLLGYTAEELHAMLGVQPDTED; encoded by the exons cgTCAATCAGCATTTGACATGCATGAACCATTTGATACTGGACTTGATGGATTCCTATCACATTTAGATGAAGAGCAAAGTGTACAAGAGGTTCCAACTGGCATGTCTGCCTTATTAAATG atgttggaaccaaTGAAGTTCCTCTCCTCACACCTGTCAGCAAGGCGGTCATGAGCCAGGCACTCAAGGAGAGCTTCAGTGGTTTTGTCAAAGAGAGGCGACGCCTTGGCATCCCAAAAG ACCCTCACATTTGGACTGAGCAGCATGTTAATCAATGGCTACACTGGGCTGTCAATGAGTTCAGTCTGCAGAATGTCAATTTCCAAAAATTCTACATGACTGGTCGAGTTCTTTGTGATCTTGGGAAAGAATGTTTTCTGGAGCTGGCACCTGACTTCATTGGAGATATTCTCTGGGAACACTTGGAACAGCTAATGAAAG ATTGCCAGGAAGCATCACAGCAGAACTATCTGGGAAACTCTGCTCTTATCAGTGCAAACTCAAACTGGGTGGATAATAATTCATTTG aaTTCAACTCCAATCAACTTCAATGTGGGAGCCAGGTCTCTGATTTTACTGGAAGTTTCCTCTCAGAGTTGTGTCAGATTTCATCGGATTTAAGTAACCAGGATTTTCTAGGCTTGAACCGCAACTTTGCAATCCCTGCTAACCCACAGTTGAACAACAATGAGATGGGCTACTACTCCATGCCGCAAAAGCAGATGAATGACAGCAGCTTGCATGTGGGCATGATTGGCCCTG TTGAGACCAGAACCCAAGGTTCTCTCGAAAGTGTAGACAACTTTGATGGTACAGACCCCCTGTTGAAATCTTGGAACAGTCAGTCATCATTATGTGATGTGCAGCGTGTACCTTCTCAGGACAGTTTTGAAGATGACTGTAGCCACTCCTTGTGTCCAAACAAACCCAATATCTCATTCAAAGATTACATTGAAGAGAGGAAAGAGCCACTGGAACAAGGGAAACCAGTCATCCCTGCTGCAGTGCTTGCTGGATTCACAG GAAGTGGACCCATTCAACTTTGGCAGTTCCTCTTGGAATTACTGACAGATAAATCCTGTCAGACATTTATCAGCTGGACAGGGGATGGATGGGAGTTTAAACTGACTGACCCTGATGAA GTTGCTCGTCGATGGGGCAAGCGCAAGAACAAACCCAAAATGAATTATGAAAAGCTGAGCCGAGGGCTGCGTTATTACTATGATAAGAACATCATTCATAAGACATCAGGCAAGAGATATGTCTACCGCTTTGTCTGTGACCTGCACAACCTGTTGGGATACACAGCGGAGGAACTTCATGCAATGCTTGGAGTGCAGCCAGACACAGAGGATTGA